AGCGGGCGATCGAGCTGATGTGCCGGCGGGCGACGTCGCGCACCGCCTTCGGCAAGGCGCTGGCCCAGCAGGGCGTGGTCCACAACTGGATCGCGGACGCCCGGGTCGCGGTCGAACAGCTGCGGCTGCTGGTCCTGAAGACCGCCTGGATGATGGACACGGTCGGCAACAGGGGCGCCCACGCGGAGATCCAGGCCATCAAGATCGCCACGCCCCGCACGGTCGTCGACATCATCGACCGGGCGATCCAGCTGCACGGCGCGGGCGGGGTGAGCCAGGACTTCCCGCTGGCCGAGCTGTACGCAGTCGCCCGCACCCTGATGATCGCCGACGGCCCGGACGAGGTGCACCAGCGGTCGCTGGGGCGGCGGGAGCTGAAAAAGTACCTGTGAGCTCTTGCGTTGCTCCCGGTGTAAGGGGCGGCTGTCAGTGGCAGCCGCCCCTTACACCGGGAAACGCCCTACGGTCGCAGCGCCCGCAGCAGCAGGTCCGCCAGATGATCGGCGACCTCCTGGGGGCTGAGAGGGCCGTCGGGCCGGTACCAGGTCGACAGGTGGTGGACGGAGCCGAAGTGGTAGTCCACCACCAGGTCGGCAGGGGTCGCCTTGGAGAAGACGCCGACCTCCTGACCCTCCTCGATCAGCGCCCGGAACCGCTCGTGGTACCGGCGCCGCTCGGCACGCACCTGCTTGTTCTTCTCCGGACTCAGGTGGTGCATCGAGCGCCAGAAGATCATCGCGTCGTCGAGCTTGTCGATCGTCGTGACGACGACGTCGGCCGCCGCGTCCCTCAGCCGCTTCTCGACGGGCTCGTCGGCGTCCGCGAAGGCATCGAGTCTCTCCTGCTGGACGCGCAGCACGCGCGCGTACACCTCGTGCAGGAGGTCGTCCTTGGAGCCGAAGTAGTGGTACAGCGCCCCCTTGGTGACGCCGGCCGCCTCGACGATCTCCTGCACCGAGGTGCGGTCGTAGCCCTGCTCGGCGAAGAGCCGGGTGGCGGCGGCCAGCAGCCGCTGCGGCACGGGAGTCCCGTCACCGTCCGTTGTCCTGGGCACTGCCGCCACCTGCCTTCCGAGTCCTTCTTCTGTTGCTTTTCTGTTGCTACTGCTGTTGCCGCTTGTCGTCATGCGTGCGGGAACGCAGTTCCCGACGGAGGATCTTCCCACTCGCCGTCTTCGGCAAGTCGGGCAGGACCTCCACCTGGCGCGGGGATTTGTAAGCGGCCAGTCTGTCCTTGCAGTACGCGGCGAGCGTATCGGGGTCCGTCTCGGCACCCGGACGCAGGCTGATGTAGGCC
The nucleotide sequence above comes from Streptomyces sp. NL15-2K. Encoded proteins:
- a CDS encoding TetR/AcrR family transcriptional regulator gives rise to the protein MPRTTDGDGTPVPQRLLAAATRLFAEQGYDRTSVQEIVEAAGVTKGALYHYFGSKDDLLHEVYARVLRVQQERLDAFADADEPVEKRLRDAAADVVVTTIDKLDDAMIFWRSMHHLSPEKNKQVRAERRRYHERFRALIEEGQEVGVFSKATPADLVVDYHFGSVHHLSTWYRPDGPLSPQEVADHLADLLLRALRP